A DNA window from Molothrus ater isolate BHLD 08-10-18 breed brown headed cowbird chromosome 2, BPBGC_Mater_1.1, whole genome shotgun sequence contains the following coding sequences:
- the FANCB gene encoding Fanconi anemia group B protein gives MLLGEQDQFLSYNGEVLVFQLSKSKHAEEAGDKTMNLCVRRMAFNRDTKVFVQKSSGSFSMGVSHSKIEMICCSCTTDSRTGIILPCILMKKKKRNSIKYFLLLLHGSNQFEPSFYFKLDYELKEDIRLFAGPSLLWTYANKLFYVSSNTCVVQSAPVHLSCVVWTGEIVGEGTVVLGIRTACLPETEDPDGFSVSDRAIWGSEFFGYAIQSQKFLSGTCFMPHAYSRVVSSVYVCRSERLRKQLQISLVAITHKNQLVWFQNGAPNGVCELPYEKPCSVTPALTSSRDLLFAVSFASGNSCVVQRRDSLQVASKWQKVKCLLVDDFIGSGSEQLLLLFKDDSNTDVLSTFKITDLGEVNYASGINYKHDVPAAEGLQENGLLTVRALETRLQAGWTSVRELQQHLGLQKRVILESCRALTDLVEERTHILPNSKEEGLVSLWDDVENPPDSLSKETSPAPEVPERFTEELWQRVVGDSLVVGVKLTESFYLSLSDVSLSLVMDQDFSSISPIIKCQSKIIKLNKAFSALAVSPGQIEPPPKKMKLDLHSKNDLKKEFPKRSSRIQLDGAKTVTAVTSLSPLLAFHRVCCVVLLHARKQNHQNDGLQQSKKIAVLCGKILLSLEDISNGRYSIKMLRDNSYCAGSMEDILAVLAVSVRFFFQIVSCDCTLTPVSSWLLGEMECTPFKECQDNLFCHKAGDVHGTIFNWALKNPFEGVLTIFCRNLTVLFQCLHSLTRVLPPSCSVKLLRSGSKAVLTEQLSLALEKEMFTLKNSPFLKETKAGNSLTWGNESGKKINNAPLASLLDTEEGVQQFRKKLQKEREESVQSMNQTLNGALYQKTALKIAEAQLSSDMIVWRLAKS, from the exons ATGCTTCTGGGTGAGCAAGATCAATTCTTGTCCTACAACGGTGAAGTCCTTGTATTTCAGTTGTCAAAATCAAAGCATGCAGAGGAAGCAGGTGATAAAACAATGAATTTATGTGTCAGAAGGATGGCATTCAACAGAGACACTAAGGTGTTTGTTCAGAAGTCTTCTGGATCATTCAGCATGGGAGTCAGTCACTCAAAAATTGAAATGATTTGTTGTAGCTGCACGACAGATTCCAGAACAGGGATTATTCTTCCCTGCATTttgatgaagaagaaaaaacgGAACAGTATCAAATACTTTTTATTGTTGCTTCACGGTTCTAACCAATTTGAGccatccttttattttaaattagattATGAGCTGAAAGAAGACATCAGGTTGTTTGCTGGCCCATCACTGTTATGGACATATGCCAACAAGCTGTTCTACGTCTCTTCCAACACCTGTGTTGTTCAAAGTGCCCCTGTTCATCTTTCTTGCGTGGTGTGGACAGGTGAAATTGTGGGTGAAGGCACTGTTGTCTTAGGGATAAGAACTGCTTGCCTGCCAGAGACTGAAGACCCAGATGGGTTTTCTGTTTCAGACAGAGCCATCTGGGGCAGTGAGTTCTTTGGATATGCAATTCAATCACAGAAGTTTCTGAGTGGCACGTGCTTCATGCCTCATGCCTACAGCAGAGTGGTGTCTTCTGTCTACGTCTGCAGGAGTGAGAGATTGAGGAAACAGCTCCAAATATCACTTGTTGCCATAACCCACAAGAACCAGCTTGTTTGGTTCCAAAATGGTGCCCCTAACGGTGTTTGTGAGCTTCCTTACGAAAAGCCATGTTCAGTAACACCAGCTCTAACCAGCAGCAGAGATTTGCTATTTGCTGTGTCTTTTGCCTCTGGAAATAGCTGTGTTGTACAGAGGAGAGACAGCTTACAG GTGGCTTCCAAATGGCAAAAAGTGAAGTGTCTTCTGGTGGATGATTTTATTGGCTCTGGAAGTGAGCAGCTGTTACTGCTTTTTAAGGATGACTCCAATACAGACGTGTTAAGTACATTCAAAATAACAGATCTTGGGGAGGTCAACTATGCA agtgGTATCAATTATAAACATGAtgttcctgctgcagaaggATTGCAAGAGAATGGTTTGCTTACTGTCCGAGCCCTTGAAACAAGATTACAG GCTGGTTGGACTTCTGTTcgagagctgcagcagcatttagGACTCCAAAAGAGGGTCATTCTTGAGTCTTGCAGAGCATTAACAGATCTTGTTGAAGAAAGAACCCATATTCTACCAAACTCAAAAGAG GAAGGCCTTGTCTCCCTCTGGGATGATGTAGAAAATCCTCCTGACTCTCTTAGTAAAGAGACATCACCAGCACCTGAAGTCCCAGAGCGCTTCACAGAGGAATTGTGGCAGCGTGTTGTGGGTGACAGCCTGGTAGTTGGAGTAAAGCTAACTGAATCATTTTATTT GTCACTGAGTGATGTCAGTTTATCTCTAGTGATGGATCAAGACTTCTCTTCGATTTCTCCAATTATCAAGTGTCAAAGTAAAATCATTAAGCTGAACAAAGCCTTCTCAGCATTGGCAGTCTCCCCAGGTCAAATTGAACCTCCTCCAAAAAAGATGAAATTGGACTTGCACAGCAAGAATGATCTGAAAAAAGAATTTCCTAAGAGATCTTCAAGGATTCAGCTGGATGGAGCAAAGacagtcactgctgtcactaGCCTTTCACCACTACTGGCATTTCATCGTGTGTGCTGTGTAGTTCTTCTGCATGCCAGGAAGCAAAACCATCAGAATGATGGTTTACAGCAGAGCAAAAAGATTGCTGTACTCTGTGGGAAAATTTTGTTAAGTCTGGAAGATATTTCAAATGGCAGATATTCAATAAAGATGCTAAGGGATAATAGTTATTGTGCAG gttCCATGGAAGATATACTTGCTGTCCTTGCAGTGTCTGTCAGATTCTTCTTTCAGATTGTGTCTTGTGACTGCACATTGACTCCAGTCAGTTCATGGTTACTGGGAGAAATGGAGTGCACACCATTTAAGGAATGCCAGGACAACCTATTCTGTCATAAAGCAGGAGATGTCCATGGTACAATTTTTAATTGGGCCTTGAAAAATCCATTTGAAGGAGTTCTAACAATATTTTGCAG aaatcTGACTGTCTTGTTCCAGTGCCTTCACAGCCTCACTAGAGTTCTCCCTCCAAGCTGCAGTGTAAAACTCCTGAGATCTGGAAGCAAAGCAGTACTTACTGAACAGTTATCACTGgctctggaaaaggaaatgttcaCCTTGAAGAATTCTCCCTTCTTAAAAGAAACTAAAGCTGGAAACAGTTTGACATGGGGAAATGAGTCTGGCAAGAAAATCAATAATGCTCCTCTGGCTTCTTTACTGGACACTGAGGAAGGAGTCCAGCAATTCAGAAAGAAACTTCagaaagagagggaagagagcGTGCAAAGTATGAACCAAACACTAAATGGTGCCCTGTACCAgaaaactgctttgaaaatagCAGAAGCTCAGCTCAGTTCAGATATGATTGTGTGGAGACTGGCCAAGTCCTAG